In Fusobacterium periodonticum ATCC 33693, the following are encoded in one genomic region:
- the rplT gene encoding 50S ribosomal protein L20: MRVKTGIIRRKRHKRVLKAAKGFRGASGDAFKQAKQATRKAMAYSTRDRKVNKRKMRQLWITRINSAARMNGVSYSVLINGLKKAGIELDRKVLADIALNNAAEFTKLVETAKSAL; encoded by the coding sequence ATGAGAGTTAAAACTGGAATTATAAGAAGAAAAAGACATAAAAGAGTATTAAAAGCTGCTAAAGGATTCAGAGGTGCTTCTGGTGACGCTTTTAAACAAGCAAAACAAGCAACAAGAAAAGCAATGGCTTATTCTACAAGAGATAGAAAAGTTAATAAAAGAAAAATGAGACAATTATGGATTACAAGAATAAACTCTGCTGCAAGAATGAATGGAGTTTCTTATTCTGTATTAATCAATGGTCTTAAAAAAGCTGGAATTGAATTAGATAGAAAAGTTCTTGCTGATATAGCTTTAAACAATGCTGCTGAATTCACAAAATTAGTAGAAACTGCTAAATCTGCATTATAA
- the rpmI gene encoding 50S ribosomal protein L35, which produces MPKMKTHRGAKKRIKVTGTGKFVIKHSGKSHILTKKDRKRKNHLKKDAVVTETYKRHMQGLLPYGEGR; this is translated from the coding sequence ATGCCAAAGATGAAAACTCACAGAGGAGCTAAAAAAAGAATTAAGGTAACTGGAACTGGGAAATTTGTTATTAAACACTCAGGAAAAAGCCATATTTTAACTAAGAAAGATAGAAAAAGAAAGAACCACTTAAAGAAAGATGCTGTGGTTACTGAAACTTACAAGAGACATATGCAAGGGCTATTACCTTATGGAGAAGGAAGATAA
- the infC gene encoding translation initiation factor IF-3: MVFRTGFCLFYFFQWRCSVISDKTRINEKIRGKEFRIISFDGEQLGIMSAEQALNLASSQGYDLVEIAPGATPPVCKVMDYSKYKYEQTRKLKEAKKNQKQVVIKEIKVTARIDSHDLETKLNQVNKFLEKENKVKITLVLFGREKMHANLGVTTLDEIAEKFAETAEVEKKYADKQKHLILSPKKAK; this comes from the coding sequence ATTGTATTTAGAACAGGCTTTTGCCTGTTTTATTTTTTTCAATGGAGGTGTAGTGTTATTTCTGATAAGACTAGAATAAACGAAAAGATTAGAGGGAAAGAATTCAGAATTATTTCTTTTGATGGGGAACAATTAGGGATTATGAGTGCTGAACAAGCTTTAAATTTAGCTTCATCACAAGGTTATGATTTAGTAGAGATTGCTCCAGGAGCGACTCCACCAGTTTGTAAAGTAATGGATTATAGTAAATATAAATATGAGCAAACTAGAAAACTGAAAGAAGCTAAAAAGAATCAAAAGCAAGTTGTTATTAAAGAAATTAAAGTAACAGCAAGAATTGATAGCCACGATTTAGAGACTAAGCTTAATCAAGTTAATAAGTTCTTAGAAAAAGAAAATAAAGTAAAGATAACTTTAGTGTTATTTGGTAGAGAAAAGATGCATGCTAATTTAGGAGTTACGACACTGGATGAAATAGCTGAAAAATTTGCCGAAACTGCTGAAGTAGAGAAAAAATATGCTGATAAACAAAAACATTTAATCTTATCACCTAAAAAGGCGAAGTAA